TCTTACTGACTTACATTGTAGGAAGTCGTTCCTGGTCCTGGGAACAATGTTGGTGAATGTGACTGTGGAAATCAACAGACATGAACAGTGTGATTCTCATGATCCTGCATCCATTcctaacacatttctaatatgatGTTCTCCATGATATGAGATGATGATGGACTCGTTTCTGAGAGCAGATGAATCTCCAGGACTTTACCTCTGTCTGAGATCTTCTTGAGATCCTCTTTGCAGAAATCCACCAGTTTGTCTCTCAGCTGATGGACAGATTCTCTTAGATCATCAGAAGTGAAGAGAGAACTGAAGGGATCATCATTTACATCTGCAGTTTCAGGAGGTGCTGAGAGAGACTGAAAACTCTAcagaaaacaaatcaaaactcaTCAGCTTCACACATCACCCAATAAAGTCTTGTACACACTCCACAATTTTAGTAATCctataacatttcatgttgcatttttattggCTGGTCAGTAAACATGGGTTGTGGCAGCAAATGCACTGTGCGATGATCAGGCTGAATTTCTGACACTGTCAGAAAATTATCTTAGGTTATGTTTGGTCGCAAGACTGTGACAATGGCTGTCTTTGAACCTATCTCACTGTACGACGTAGGGCCACGGATTAGGAGCCACGATCACAGAAATCGCTACGATTTCACAATGCCAACATCAGATTTGTGAGGCTCTTGTTGACTTGACTGATCTCACTCTATTCCAGCACTTTCACAGCTTGAGTTTCATTCTTCTCATATTCATTATATCACATTAGAGCTAGAGCTATAGCTTGGATGATAAAATGTCTGCTAAGAACATAAATGTCCGTCTAACAGCTCAAGCACATCAGTGGAGTCTCATTGTAGGGTTGAGTGGAtttgctcagaaaaaaacagctcaaaGGCTTCGATTAGTTTGACCATTACTTATAACTTTAAAGCTGTTATTGTCACAGCAGGATGTGTCTCAAGTCCACTATGATGGTGTTCTTCTAGATCTGTGTCACCTGCAGGAACTGGAtgtgatcctgtgtgtgtgaaagctgctccagctcagtgtctctcctcctcagatcattgatctcctgctccagtcgcTCCAGTCGTCCTTCAGCTCCACTCACCGCTCGCttttcctgatctctgatcagTCGTATCAGCTCAGAGTAGCTTCTCTTAATGGAGCGgatgagctcagtaaagatcctctgactgtcctccactgctgtctgtgcagagcgctgttaggcacacagtgattcaggcttcagtgggactgaaagagacaagagagtctgaactgagactgagacaaacttctcttcttctccagactcaccttctgagactccacagcctctctcagctgctgaagatctttctctctctgctggatTCTCTGCTGGAACGTCTTTTGCGTCTCCTTCAGCTGCTTCTGCAGGACAAACAGATGATAGTGAATATCACAAAAAACTACCGCAACACAGGAAGTATAAGATGAAAGTAAAACTGACACAGAAACTAACAGTGTGTCTGTGTAATTAAGCTGCAgctctaaacaaaaaatttatgATCACTTCACTGTATTAACTTGATCTCTAGTTTTAAATACCTGTTTCTCTGTCCTCTGTGCTGCAGCTGATACAGTGTCGTGGTTTTTATGTTCATCCATCGTACAcagcacacatatacatttctgGTCAGTGCAACAGAAAACCTCAAGGATCTTCTCATGTTTCTGGCAGATCATCTCCTGCAGTCGTCCAGTGGCATCAGTCAAATTGTGTCTCTTTCCTTTAAACCAATTCTCATGTTGTTCAAGGTGATTCTGACAGTAAGAGTTCAGACACATCAGACAGGACTTGACGgctttgtattttctttcaCTACAGACATCACACTGCACATCTCCAGCTCCAGCATCACAGTCAGCAGGACGTTTCCTCTTCAGTTTCTCTACTACTTCAGTCAGCATGGTGTTTGTAGCTAAAGCAGGTCTTGGactgaaggtctgtctgcactgagggcagctgtagactctcATCTGATCCTCCTGATCCCAGCGGCTTGTAATACAAGTtttacagtaactgtgtccacactGGATGGTCACTGGATCCTTCAGGATATCCAGACACACTGCACACAAGAATTCATCCTGAAAAAGTGTAGCTTCTTCCATTTTACTGCTTGAGTGCAGTCACACTACAGCTCAACTACACAGTTTTACTTTCTCTTTCCCTGGACTCACGTGTTTCCTGTTTCCTGGTTCTGTGTTTGAGTGATGTGCGTTATGTCTGAGAGTCTGTAAATCATGTTCCTCTTCCTCATTATATTCTATATGCAgacattatgattattatcactttttccttatgtattgtattataaaaGGAAAAGGTGGAAATTAACCGTCTGATACGTAATACTTCCCGGTACCTCTGTGTAAGGGGTGTGTTCTTGTCTCCAGCTGCTTTCCGATTGTCTGGATCATCAGCTTATTAAATCATGTTAAGAAATTTTGTTTGAACATATCATCTTCTGTGTTACAGAGTGAACAAGACGTGAAGTGTgtggatccatatgcaagctttgttaaacagagacatggtcatacaAGAGGCAGGGTCGAACCTCAGCAACATCAGATAAaggaccaggtccatgtagagctgTAGGACCTTGGGACTGATGCAGGGCCGGTGGAGCCAGCTGGCGATCAGGAGTTGAGGACAACCACAGCAGAGCAGACATGTCTGAAGACTGATACTTCACACTCATGTTCATTGGTAGTAACTGGACGATCAGGTAGTTCACTAGTGGCCTCTCTGGCAATGACAGGGTTATCAGTACATACAGGAAGTTCATAGACGACATCCTTGGTAGTGACAGACAGGGCTGAGAGTTTATAGGTAGGCCTCCGTAGCCGTGACATGACAGACAGGGATTCATAGACAGCCTCCATAGCCATGGCAGGACAGACAGGGAGTTCATTAATGGGTGCCACTACCATAACCAAAACTGATGTGAAAACTTGACTtcaggaggttctgcagcctcAGTCACCACCTCTGGGGGATCTGGAATGGGCGCTGGAATTCctggaggttctgcagcctcAGCCGCCACCTCTGGCAATCCTTCCGCAGAAGTCGCTGGCTCTGGAATTTCAGTGGTAGTGAACGCAGCCCGTAAACACCAGAAAGCAATCTGGGGAAAGACAAGGGGATTGCTTCTGGGACAGGAGGGTTAGAGAGCTCTGGATTAGGAATACCAGCTGCACATGCTGACACCAGTGGTGCATCCCTCACACTGAATACAAGACTGAGATACTGAAGATCTGACCTTGAAGGTCTGGGTGCCGCAGACAGGACATGATGTGACTCTAGATGatcagctgtgacgtgacgagACGCTGGATGATCAGCTGTGACGAGATTGTCTGAGacaataactgtctggtttggctcAGCTACAAAATCAACACCAGAAGATTACAGAGAACAGTTTGGACTGCCGAGTGGATTATTGGTGCTCCCCTACCCTCCCTTCAAAAACTGTATACATccagagtgaggaaaagagctcagaaaatcactctggatTTCTCACATCCAAGTTATCCCCTTTTTGAAGCTTGGGTCGGTGATACAGAGCCCCAAAAACCAGGACAGCCAGGGACAAGAACAGTTTCATCCCCTAGGCAATCTACCTTATGTACAGTCATACAGTAGAAAGGATGACAGTGTTCCCACATTATAGTGTATACCATCCACAGAAATGGACCACAAGAGTTGTCTTTGATTGTGGTGCTACCTTTCAAGGTAAATCCCTCAACTCAGAACTTTTTCAGGGTCCTGATTTGACCAGCACACTTTTCGATGTCCTCACTAGATTTCACCAAGATCCAGCAGCGGTTATGACAGATGCCAAAACAACGTTCCATTTGGTCAGAGTATCAAAGTTAGAGACTAAAGACTTTTTGTGATTCCTCTGGGGACCAGATGGTGATGCCAGTATGCCTGGGGTGGAACATCAAATGCTAGTACATCTTTTTGGGGCAGTGTCAACCCCCCAATTGTGCTATAAGAAAGATAACAAAGACTGTTTTCAATCTGAGGTAATAAGCACTGTTGAGAACAACTTGTATGTGGATGACTGCTTAAAATCACTTTCAACAGAGCATGAAGCAGTAAAGATGGTAAAAAAACCTTATATCTCTCTGTCAAACAGGAGAGTGAGAAACAGTTGCCCTGTTCCTACACATATTCTATGTAAAGTTCAGAATGTAAAGAAATTGGATCTTGACATGGAAAAGCTTACCACTGAAATAGCTCTTGGATCGTTTTGGTGCATGGAGAATGATGTGTTTAAGCTCAGACTTACTATCAGTTATAAGCTCTATATATGATCCACTTGGATTTTTGAGTCCATTTACTCTACTTGCAAAATTGATTCTCCAAGATCACTGTACAAGTAAATGTGGTTGCAATGAGGAAATACCACTAGCTGCTgtggaaaagaagaaagaagaggAATGGCCTAAAATGTCCCTGGTACCCATGTCACTCTCACTTGACAATATGGAAGTTAAACACCAGTGTGTACAGTACTGTCATTAAAGACAAAGAAATTCCTACCAGCCAACTGCTTAACTACTTCTCAAGTTGGACAAAACTAAAGAttgaaatactaataatattgaAATGCCAATTCTGCAGCCAACAAAATTCTGTGGAGATGTGTGGTGTGTAAACGTGTAAGAGGAAAAATTGGATACAAGCTGATCTTTCAGCAGTGTTGGAGTTGACTACTTTAGACCTTTCGTGACAATAAGAGGTAGAAGTCAAGTAAAAAGCAGAGCAGTTTGCCTAGAAATGACTCACTGACCACAGATTCCTGCACTGACGCTTTAAGATGATTCATAGCCAGAAGAGGACAAGTGCTGCATATTTGATCTGGTAATACACTAACCTGATGTGTGCAGAGAGAGAGTTACAGAATTCCCTTTCAGAGTGGAACCAAAGCAGTATCCAAAAGGCAATGCTCCAGAAAGGGACTGACTGGATGTTTGATCCTCCAGGAGCCTCACATAATGGGGGAGTATGGAAGACGCTCATTCGTATGGTGAGGCAGATCTATTGCTCTATTTTGCCACACCCTTGATgatgaaaaattacaaacacTCTTTTGTGAGGTAAAATCAATCTTGAATAGTTGTCCCATTAACACATTGTCTGATGAACTTGAACAGCGACTTGTGATATAAGAACACAAAACACGGGCCAGAGCAACATAAGgtgaataatgaaaattatttattgactGAATGTGATTATTTGAACTGAAAGATAATCctaatagtaaataatataaattattgatgtgtcatttcattaaaaactaaattactgaTTTCAATCaacacaaacataaaagtaCAGAAACACATGGTCACTCAGCAGGACTCTGATCTTACTGTCTATATGAGGATTTATTACACTCATTTATTCTgacgttatttatttaaactctattttcattttcttcagaaaaacataaatgtacagTACCACCAAAATCATGTACATGCTACACTAGACTTGACACTTATAGCAAAAAATAACTTGGAACTCCATCAACCACCCCAACCCCTCACCTCAACAATTACAATAACTGTAGATTGTAAAGTTTCTACAAGTACTCAAcaaaaagcatattttacatAAGTAGCAGAATTAAAATGTGCAATAATTTCACCTGCTGGACAGCAacagtcaaattaaaataaggaGTAACCAGACAATGTTATTAGAGAGACAAAAAAATCTTGTAGGCATATAATGACCTTTAAACGTTTTAGTCTTTTGTAAGAATAGCCTTATTGTTTTCCAAATCCAATTGAAAATTGATAATTTATCCTTTAATGTAAATCTCAATTCTTCCATGTGCAACTTATTTCCCAGTTCCCAAGCCCACATCTCAAACGTGGGGAAGGCATCAGCTTTCCACATCTGTAAAATAAGTCTTTTTGCAAgcatcatacagaatgagatgtCCTGTGTTTAATACCCATTACAAAAGCATCCTCTGCTCTGCTGAAGTTCAACACAAGGTTCAGGTTCCAGATTGATAGAGTGTGCATCagaaagaaatgtaaatatacattgCCAGAATGGCTGTATTTTACTACAtgatcataaaaaaatgaaacaggGTGCCTACTGAGGTTTTACTTCTGACGTGTTATTTCCTTGACAGAAGTTCAGCTGCAAtattaatgtcatgaagagaAATGAAGAGACTCCATAACATCTCACTGTCACTGATTCATCatcagctcaaagcattatgggtagaaTCTCTCTACAATCCattctgattcatcaacacagtttcactgatgatccattaaaaacaacattatatcCAGcatagagcggctgagtgaatgtggtctggactgtgtggatgaggctcattgtgtcagagacgctgtagaaggacagagttcctgcactgtgatccacaaacactcctattctactgctGATGGGCTTCACAGGGAGACGATCCTCATAgttattgtgtctgaatgagtaaCTGTTAGAAAAGCAGATCAAACTTAGATCCAAACCCACACTCATCACCctgtcccttcctgctgatgctcttatatgataCTGATATAAAGACACGAGTCCCTCTCCACTCcacctcccagtaacagcgtccacacacactctctctacacaacacctgaagCCAATattcaaatctgtctggatgatcaggataccgCTGCTTCTTTTTAGCTTGGGTAATCACTCTGTTGCTCTCAGACAGACGGAGCCATTGATTCATTGTGTTCATGgagataaaacacatcagaatcaggaattatgaatctgtttgatgttttcatgtagctgaactcttcatgttcaGTGTATCATCAGTGTGTCAGTACAGATGAGCAGATATCCTGtgcaaatcatcatttacatcaTCAATTATAAAACTCTTCTTTCACCTTCTACAGAAAGAACATGAACACACTCAGTgagtttttctgcttgttttcttactgaCTTACATTGTAGGAAGTCGTTCCTGGTCCTGGGAACAATGTTGGTAAATGTGACTGTGGAAATCAACAGACATGAACAGTGTGATTCTCATGATCCTGCATTCATTcctaacacatttctaatatgatGTTCTCCATGATATGAGATGATGATGGACTCGTTTCTGAGAGCAGATGAATCTCCAGGACTTTACCTCTGTCTGAGATCTTCTTGAGCTCCTCTTTGCAGAAATCCTCCAGTTTGTCTCTCAGCTGACAGACAGATTCTCTCAGGTCATCAAAAGCGACGAGAGAACTGAAGGGATCATTTCTGTCTGTAGATTGAGGACGTgctgagagagactggaaactctacagaaaacagaaatcaaaactcatcAGCTCCACACTTCACCCAATAACCTGCACCAACATCAGATTTGACTTGACTGATCTTTAGTAACTCACCTCAATCCAGCACTTTCACAGCATCAGCTTCATTCTTCTCATATTTATTACATCACATTAGAGCTACAGATTCTAGTATTTGACACTTACACTATATGTGAACTTTCTAGGAAATAGTTTGTGTGATAAAACATCTGCTGAGAACATAAATGTCCATCTAAAAGCTCAAACACATCAATGGAGTCTCATTGTAGGGTTGAGTAGATTTGCTCAGGAAAAGCAGCTCAAATATTAGATTGACCATTATTTATAACTTTAGAGTGGTTAGAGATACTGACACTTTACAAGGACCCTTAAGGCACAATCAGATTTGGTTTGGTGTAAATACACTGAAGCATTGCTAATAAACAGCATCATGTTTGGGGTCTTCATGGTCAAATTCaggcaaataaaaatacattttatcaggTTTGAGGATCACCTATTCAAATTTTGATGAACGTAATTCAGAATTGGTACTATCAAGTTCACTGATTTTACCATGAAACATGAGGAAAAGTTAAACTGTTAGTGACGTTTGAACTGTTGGTGGTGCTAGTGGGCATTGAATATATCTTCCAGAAGAAAGAGTTCAGAAAATTATTCCTACGAGATTTCCACAGCCATTTGCAAGCGGCGTCTCTTTCAGAAGAAGATGATCAGATGAGAGTCTGATTGATGATTATATAATAAGACACTGATGAAATGTTTCTCTGTGAGTCTTCTGTCACAGCAGGATGTGTCTCAAGTGCACTATGATGGTGTTCTTCTAGATCTGTGTTACCTGCAGGAACTGGAtgtgatcctgtgtgtgtgaaagctgctccagctcagtgTCTCTCCTCCTCAGATCATTGATCTCCTGCCCCAGTCGCTCCAGTCGTCCTTCAGCTCGACTCACCGCTCGCttttcctgatctctgatcagCTGTATCAGCTCCTCCACTGCTGTCCGTGCAGAGCTCTGTTAGGACACAGTGATTCAGGATGAAAGAGGAGAGTCTGAACTGAAACTGAGACAAACTTCTCTTCTTCTCCAGACTCACCTTATGAGACTCCACAGCCTCTCTCAGCTGCTGAAGATCTTTCTTTCTGTGCTGGATTCTATGATGGAACCGTCTCCGCATCCTCGTCAGCTGCTTCTGCAGGACAAAAAGATGATAGTGAATGTGACAGAAAACTACTGCCACTAAATCATGTGAACAGATGAATCCAGTAAAAGTGGAGCTGATAACTAATGGCTGTAGGTTCAGACTCCAAAATTGATGATCGGTCACTGCAGAGTCTCAGTCAAGTCTCGAGTCTTTGGTCacaagtccgagtcgagtctTAAGTCATTTAATGGCTcactaaaaaaatcaaaacactgagaatcctcatgtatttaaattttcCTATTTACGAAGCTGCTTTATAGgctataaacaaaatatatgatCTATGAGGTGTTAAGAGGTAAGGTAAGGTTAATGTATATGTGTGCAAtcggcatgctgactgcaggaatgtccaccagagctgttgcccgtgaattgaatgttcatttctctaccataagctgtctccaaaggtttttcagagaatttggcagtacatccaaccggcctcacaaccgcagaacatgtgtaaccacaccagcccaggacctccacatccagcatctttacctccaagatcgtctgagaccagccacccggacagctgctgcaatatttggtttgcataaccaaagaatttctgtcagaaactgtctcaggaagctcatctgcatgctcgttgtcctcatcagggtctcgacctgactgcagtttgtcgtTGTAACCgtcttgagtgggcaaatgctcacattcgatggagaggtgttctcttcacggatgaatcccagttttcactgtacagggcagatggtaGACAGTGTGTATGGCATCGTGTGGGTgagtggtttgctgatgtcaacgttgtggattgagtggcccatggtggcggtggggttatggtatgggcaggcatatattatggacaatgaacacaggtgcattttattgatggcattttgaatgcacagagataccgtgacgagatcctgaggcccattgttgtgccattcatcgaCGAcaatcacctcatgttgcagcatgataatgtaCAGCCCCACGTTGCAaagatctgtacacaattcctggaagctgaaaacatcccagttccaGCATACTCAcaggacatgtcacccattgtgCATGTTTTGTATCCTccggatcggcgtatacgacagcgtgttccagttcctgccaatatccagcaattttgcacagccattgaagaggagtggaccaacattccacaggccacaatcaacaacctgatcaactctatgcga
The sequence above is drawn from the Labeo rohita strain BAU-BD-2019 chromosome 16, IGBB_LRoh.1.0, whole genome shotgun sequence genome and encodes:
- the LOC127178176 gene encoding tripartite motif-containing protein 16-like, translated to MEEATLFQDEFLCAVCLDILKDPVTIQCGHSYCKTCITSRWDQEDQMRVYSCPQCRQTFSPRPALATNTMLTEVVEKLKRKRPADCDAGAGDVQCDVCSERKYKAVKSCLMCLNSYCQNHLEQHENWFKGKRHNLTDATGRLQEMICQKHEKILEVFCCTDQKCICVLCTMDEHKNHDTVSAAAQRTEKQKQLKETQKTFQQRIQQREKDLQQLREAVESQKRSAQTAVEDSQRIFTELIRSIKRSYSELIRLIRDQEKRAVSGAEGRLERLEQEINDLRRRDTELEQLSHTQDHIQFLQSFQSLSAPPETADVNDDPFSSLFTSDDLRESVHQLRDKLVDFCKEDLKKISDRVTFTNIVPRTRNDFLQYSHQLTPDLNTAHRYLHLSENNRVITEAFTAASYPDHPDRFDHYRQVLCRESVCGRCYWELEWRGNKGVRISVSYKSINRKGSGDECRFGNNNQSWSLDCTPYRYSFIHNNIETDLPVKSISSRIGVFVDHSAGTLSFYSVSDTMSLIHTVQTTFTQPLYPGIWVSGKSSVKLC